One Streptomyces sp. CNQ-509 DNA window includes the following coding sequences:
- a CDS encoding low temperature requirement protein A → MTDSAAAAGGGRMAHGRVPMTGRDPGEHGRAVTPLELLLPVFTQGGAGGTPWHPHHVAERYSLFAIITLGEGVVGTVASSGGLLGGPDGTEWTANAVAVVVAGAGLTFGMWWVYFTTPFGDILVHRRARGYLFGYGHIPVFAGIAGAGAGLHVAGLYLEHHAAIGETAVVLSVALPVGLFLLVVYALHTLLLSARDRFHALLISLTLAVLGAAVLLSLTGTPVAVCLLVVIFAPCVTVVGYETVGHRHQQRMLAALRARRSPS, encoded by the coding sequence ATGACCGACTCCGCAGCCGCCGCGGGCGGCGGGCGGATGGCACACGGCCGGGTACCGATGACGGGCCGCGACCCCGGGGAGCACGGCCGGGCCGTCACCCCGCTGGAGCTGCTGCTGCCGGTGTTCACCCAGGGCGGTGCGGGCGGGACGCCGTGGCACCCGCACCACGTCGCCGAGCGCTACAGCCTCTTCGCCATCATCACCCTCGGCGAGGGCGTCGTCGGCACCGTCGCCTCCTCCGGCGGCCTCCTCGGCGGTCCGGACGGCACCGAGTGGACCGCGAACGCCGTGGCCGTCGTCGTCGCCGGCGCCGGGCTCACCTTCGGCATGTGGTGGGTGTACTTCACCACGCCCTTCGGCGACATCCTGGTGCACCGGCGCGCCCGCGGGTACCTCTTCGGGTACGGGCACATCCCCGTCTTCGCCGGCATCGCGGGCGCCGGCGCCGGGCTGCACGTGGCCGGGCTGTACCTGGAGCACCACGCCGCGATCGGCGAGACGGCCGTGGTGCTCTCCGTCGCGCTGCCCGTCGGCCTGTTCCTGCTCGTCGTCTACGCGCTGCACACCCTGCTGCTGTCCGCCAGGGACCGCTTCCACGCGCTGCTGATCTCGCTCACGCTCGCCGTGCTGGGCGCGGCCGTGCTGCTCTCCCTCACCGGGACACCGGTCGCGGTGTGCCTGCTCGTCGTGATATTCGCCCCGTGCGTCACCGTCGTCGGCTACGAGACGGTCGGCCACCGGCACCAGCAGCGGATGCTGGCGGCGCTCAGAGCCCGCCGTTCCCCGTCGTGA
- a CDS encoding glycoside hydrolase family 47 protein codes for MGTAAHHRTPLSRRRLLAAAAATSAAGAGALAQAAPARALPGPAAHPAAAVRVPAGPQAAREIRAEFLHAWNGYRAAAWGHDEVRPVSGTWNEFFAAGHPVGLSVIEALDTLYVMELDDDLTEAADWLEQNLDFDIDADFHVFEAIIRVVGGLLAGHLVTGRRSLLDLCVDFTDRLLPAFTKSPTGMPYTRANLRTGEVHGTTPPLAEIGTNILEFGMLSKLTGDGKYYEAAKRAYRAVLDRRSSLDLLGTRLDVETGRWTDPTDQGPNPPVDSFYEYLWGAWELFGDRDCLRWWRLLNGAMTEHLVEEWDGHVWYRQVDFATGETSGRRQSELASFWGGLVAKGGDRSLGERYHRSWESVLQRWPVLPEEIDYGTMTPTSRGNQFRPEYVNGAFDLYWLTKDDFYRRTAWQYFEGMKAHARVPGGYTILEDVTTSPMRQGDLFPAYAFAENFKYLYLMFARTRRFDGSDYVLSTEGKILRGLPRRL; via the coding sequence ATGGGCACCGCCGCACACCACCGCACCCCTCTCTCCCGCCGCCGGCTGCTGGCAGCCGCCGCCGCGACGTCCGCCGCAGGCGCCGGCGCCCTGGCGCAGGCCGCGCCCGCGCGGGCCCTGCCGGGACCCGCCGCGCACCCCGCGGCCGCCGTGCGCGTACCCGCGGGGCCGCAGGCCGCGCGCGAGATCCGCGCCGAGTTCCTGCACGCCTGGAACGGCTACCGCGCCGCCGCCTGGGGCCACGACGAGGTACGGCCCGTCTCCGGCACCTGGAACGAGTTCTTCGCCGCGGGCCACCCCGTGGGCCTGTCCGTGATCGAGGCGCTGGACACCCTGTACGTGATGGAGCTGGACGACGACCTGACGGAGGCCGCCGACTGGCTGGAGCAGAACCTCGACTTCGACATCGACGCCGACTTCCACGTCTTCGAGGCCATCATCCGCGTCGTCGGCGGGCTGCTCGCCGGCCATCTCGTCACCGGCCGGCGGTCGCTGCTCGACCTCTGCGTCGACTTCACCGACCGGCTGCTGCCGGCGTTCACCAAGTCGCCCACCGGCATGCCGTACACCCGCGCCAACCTGCGCACCGGCGAGGTGCACGGCACCACCCCGCCGCTCGCCGAGATCGGCACGAACATCCTGGAGTTCGGGATGCTCTCGAAGCTCACGGGCGACGGCAAGTACTACGAGGCGGCCAAGCGCGCCTACCGCGCCGTGCTGGACCGGCGCTCCTCGCTCGACCTCCTCGGCACCCGGCTCGACGTCGAGACCGGCCGCTGGACCGACCCGACCGACCAGGGCCCCAACCCGCCCGTCGACTCCTTCTACGAGTACCTCTGGGGCGCCTGGGAGCTGTTCGGGGACCGGGACTGCCTGCGCTGGTGGCGGCTGCTCAACGGCGCCATGACCGAGCACCTGGTGGAGGAGTGGGACGGCCATGTCTGGTACCGCCAGGTCGACTTCGCCACCGGCGAGACCAGCGGGCGCCGCCAGTCCGAGCTGGCGTCGTTCTGGGGCGGCCTGGTCGCCAAGGGCGGCGACCGGAGCCTGGGCGAGCGCTACCACCGCTCGTGGGAGTCGGTCCTGCAGCGCTGGCCCGTGCTGCCCGAGGAGATCGACTACGGCACCATGACCCCGACCTCGCGCGGCAACCAGTTCCGGCCCGAGTACGTCAACGGCGCCTTCGACCTGTACTGGCTGACGAAGGACGACTTCTACCGCCGCACCGCGTGGCAGTACTTCGAGGGTATGAAGGCCCACGCCCGGGTCCCCGGCGGCTACACGATCCTGGAGGACGTGACGACCTCCCCGATGCGCCAGGGCGACCTGTTCCCCGCCTACGCCTTCGCGGAGAACTTCAAGTACCTGTACCTGATGTTCGCGCGCACCCGCCGCTTCGACGGCAGCGACTACGTGCTGTCGACCGAGGGCAAGATCCTGCGCGGCCTGCCCCGCCGCCTCTGA
- a CDS encoding C39 family peptidase, with the protein MRQHRTPHAPRSRLVPTAIATALAATAACAVLAAPATAAPGPGPTVASVLEHGTASGTAVVSGQNRPGTRLHVDGERTAAARTLDVDYQVQETGYWCGPAATRIALSARMAPPSQGALAAQLGTTEAGTDHIGQVTGVLNANLGTGWYETKEMPNDPPTQAQRDLLWRDVVLDVDNGYPVVANIVAPPGNQPPGYPPDQTIYHYFTVIGYDDAQRTVLIADPASFGGNQIYWLSFDQLATLVPPKGYAA; encoded by the coding sequence ATGCGTCAGCACCGCACTCCGCACGCTCCGCGCTCCCGCCTCGTCCCGACCGCCATCGCCACCGCGCTCGCGGCCACCGCCGCCTGCGCCGTGCTCGCCGCCCCGGCCACCGCCGCACCGGGCCCCGGCCCCACCGTGGCGTCCGTGCTGGAGCACGGCACCGCCTCGGGCACCGCCGTCGTCAGCGGGCAGAACCGCCCCGGCACCCGGCTGCACGTCGACGGCGAAAGGACCGCGGCCGCCCGTACGCTGGACGTCGACTACCAGGTCCAGGAGACCGGCTACTGGTGCGGCCCGGCCGCCACCCGTATCGCGCTGTCGGCGCGCATGGCCCCGCCCAGCCAGGGCGCGCTGGCGGCCCAGCTCGGCACCACCGAGGCCGGGACCGACCACATCGGCCAGGTCACGGGCGTGCTCAACGCCAACCTCGGCACCGGCTGGTACGAGACCAAGGAGATGCCGAACGACCCGCCCACGCAGGCCCAGCGCGACCTGCTGTGGCGGGACGTCGTGCTCGACGTCGACAACGGCTACCCCGTCGTCGCGAACATCGTCGCCCCGCCCGGCAACCAGCCGCCCGGCTACCCGCCGGACCAGACGATCTACCACTACTTCACGGTGATCGGCTACGACGACGCCCAGCGCACCGTCCTCATCGCCGACCCGGCGTCCTTCGGCGGCAACCAGATCTACTGGCTCTCCTTCGACCAGCTCGCCACGCTCGTCCCGCCGAAGGGCTACGCCGCCTGA